Proteins encoded by one window of Acetivibrio thermocellus ATCC 27405:
- the yajC gene encoding preprotein translocase subunit YajC, which yields MPQEGGAGIQELISALIVPLAFIVIMYLMIILPQRKREKKHAEMLKALKTGDNIITTGGIIGKIINIKDDEITIETSVERTQIKIIRSAISRVVDSEES from the coding sequence ATGCCGCAAGAAGGAGGAGCCGGTATTCAGGAGCTTATAAGTGCGTTGATTGTGCCGTTGGCCTTTATTGTCATTATGTATCTCATGATAATTTTGCCTCAGAGAAAGAGGGAAAAAAAGCACGCAGAAATGCTTAAGGCACTTAAGACCGGTGATAATATTATTACAACGGGAGGTATTATAGGAAAAATAATAAATATCAAGGATGATGAGATAACTATTGAGACCAGTGTTGAAAGAACCCAGATAAAGATTATAAGATCGGCCATAAGCAGAGTTGTAGACTCTGAGGAGTCATAA
- the pyrR gene encoding bifunctional pyr operon transcriptional regulator/uracil phosphoribosyltransferase PyrR, producing the protein MIDKAEIMDESAIMRAITRIAHEIIEKNKGVDNLALIGIQRRGVPLAKMIAEKIKGVEGKSVPVGILDITLYRDDLSMLSEHPIINGTQIDFPITDKKIVLVDDVLYTGRTVRAAIDALMDAGRPKMVQLAVLIDRGHRELPIRPDYVGKNVPTSRLEVVNVKLYEIDGVNCVTISDIEKGVRH; encoded by the coding sequence ATGATCGATAAGGCTGAAATAATGGATGAAAGCGCAATTATGAGAGCCATAACCAGAATAGCCCACGAAATTATTGAGAAAAACAAGGGCGTTGACAACCTTGCTTTAATCGGCATTCAAAGGCGTGGAGTGCCTCTTGCAAAGATGATTGCGGAAAAAATCAAGGGTGTTGAGGGAAAGAGCGTTCCGGTGGGTATTCTCGATATAACTCTCTACAGAGATGATTTGAGCATGCTTTCCGAGCATCCGATAATAAACGGAACACAAATAGATTTTCCGATAACCGACAAGAAAATAGTCCTTGTGGATGATGTGTTGTATACGGGAAGGACGGTAAGAGCGGCGATTGACGCTTTGATGGATGCTGGAAGACCTAAAATGGTTCAGCTTGCAGTGTTGATTGACAGGGGTCACAGGGAGCTTCCGATACGGCCGGATTATGTCGGAAAGAATGTTCCAACCTCCAGGCTTGAAGTGGTGAACGTAAAACTTTATGAGATTGACGGAGTAAATTGTGTAACTATAAGTGATATAGAAAAAGGCGTAAGACATTAG
- a CDS encoding cob(I)yrinic acid a,c-diamide adenosyltransferase, with product MEKGLIQVYTGDGKGKTTAAIGQGIRALGRGYTVYMVQFLKSQDTGELKVLEKLEPGFKIFRFEKKHGFIFNMDEKEIAELKNEVKTAFDFVKAVLQKEECDILILDEIMAAINTGLIDVDDVADVLRNKPSGVEIILTGRDAPDKILELADYVSHNVCKKHPFERGIGARKGIEY from the coding sequence GTGGAAAAGGGATTGATTCAGGTTTATACCGGGGACGGAAAAGGCAAGACTACTGCAGCCATAGGGCAGGGCATAAGGGCTCTTGGCAGAGGTTATACCGTGTATATGGTGCAGTTCTTAAAAAGTCAGGATACGGGGGAACTAAAGGTCCTTGAGAAGCTGGAGCCCGGCTTTAAAATTTTTCGGTTTGAAAAAAAACACGGATTTATATTTAATATGGATGAAAAAGAGATTGCAGAGCTGAAAAATGAGGTTAAAACTGCGTTTGACTTTGTGAAAGCCGTGCTTCAGAAAGAAGAATGCGATATATTGATACTGGATGAAATAATGGCGGCAATTAATACCGGATTAATTGATGTTGACGATGTTGCGGATGTTTTAAGAAACAAGCCTTCCGGTGTTGAAATAATTTTAACTGGAAGGGATGCCCCGGATAAAATACTTGAACTTGCTGATTATGTATCTCATAATGTGTGTAAAAAGCATCCTTTTGAGAGAGGAATAGGAGCAAGAAAAGGTATAGAGTATTGA
- a CDS encoding IS982-like element ISCth1 family transposase: MMELDKNYYIKEIENLKDFVTVAYIIIDDIYQKVTPPHIANRCNINNSVMSDSEIITICIVGELLTIDSEKAWLGFCKKNMRDLFPKFCDRTRFNRTRRNLHAVIEEIRKELSNLTGYAQQPYRIVDSIPIPVCKFGRAKFHKTFRGFGATYGKCPSKKEIYLGYKLHMLATLDGFITDFAITPANVDDRAGVWDLIDSYRRITLIGDKGYIGTEFAVELKEEKEIEILPVKRSNSKLQFPKAIRQLIFKLRRRIETSASQLTQQLNIEKVLAKSYWGFLARVKTKLLAYNLCYYINKLIGRDINFSRIKELVFG; the protein is encoded by the coding sequence ATGATGGAGCTTGATAAAAATTATTATATCAAAGAAATTGAAAACTTAAAAGACTTTGTAACTGTCGCCTACATCATAATTGACGACATTTACCAGAAGGTAACTCCACCACACATTGCAAATCGCTGTAACATCAATAATTCGGTTATGAGCGATAGTGAAATAATTACCATATGTATTGTTGGAGAGTTACTCACTATCGACTCTGAGAAAGCTTGGTTGGGTTTCTGTAAGAAGAATATGAGAGACCTGTTTCCCAAATTCTGTGACAGGACCAGGTTCAATAGAACCCGCAGAAACCTGCACGCAGTAATTGAGGAAATCAGAAAAGAACTCTCAAACCTTACAGGGTATGCCCAGCAACCTTACCGGATAGTAGATAGTATTCCTATACCGGTGTGCAAATTTGGAAGAGCCAAGTTCCATAAAACATTCCGTGGTTTCGGAGCAACTTATGGAAAATGTCCTTCCAAAAAAGAAATATATCTGGGCTATAAGCTGCATATGCTTGCAACCCTGGATGGTTTTATAACTGATTTTGCAATTACACCTGCCAATGTTGATGATCGTGCTGGTGTATGGGACCTGATTGATTCTTACCGGCGGATAACCTTAATTGGAGATAAGGGATATATTGGAACAGAATTTGCTGTTGAACTAAAAGAGGAAAAGGAAATAGAGATCCTACCTGTTAAAAGGAGCAACAGCAAGTTACAGTTTCCGAAAGCTATAAGGCAATTAATCTTCAAATTAAGGCGCCGGATAGAGACTTCGGCTTCTCAGCTTACCCAGCAACTCAATATAGAGAAGGTGCTTGCAAAGTCGTACTGGGGATTTTTAGCCAGGGTAAAAACCAAGCTTTTAGCCTACAACTTATGTTATTACATCAATAAGCTTATAGGCCGTGATATTAATTTTTCGAGGATCAAAGAGTTAGTATTTGGTTAA
- the tgt gene encoding tRNA guanosine(34) transglycosylase Tgt: MSAIRYELIKKCKQSGARLGRVYTPHGCFDTPAFMPVGTQATVKGMSPDEMKEIEAQIILSNTYHLHMRPGEDIVKEAGGLHGFMNWDRPILTDSGGFQVFSLSDLRDIKEEGVTFKSHIDGSKHFISPEMAIKIQNDLGADIIMAFDECIPYPADYDYAKKSLERTTRWAKRCKDAHRNPEKQALFGIVQGGMYKDLRQQSAYELLELDFPGYAIGGLSVGEPAEIMYEMLEVTVPLLPEDKPRYLMGVGSPDYLIEGATRGIDMFDCVLPTRIGRNGTVLTSKGRIIVRDAIYARDYTPIDPECDCYACRNFTRAYIRHLLKSGEVLGIRLTTWHNLRFLINLMKKVRQAIMEDRLLDFRDEFFSKFGYKKI; the protein is encoded by the coding sequence ATGAGTGCTATAAGGTATGAGCTTATAAAAAAGTGTAAACAGTCCGGTGCCCGGTTGGGAAGAGTATACACTCCCCATGGATGTTTTGACACCCCGGCTTTTATGCCGGTGGGAACGCAGGCAACCGTTAAAGGTATGTCTCCGGATGAAATGAAAGAAATTGAGGCCCAGATAATATTGAGCAATACCTATCATCTTCATATGAGGCCGGGAGAGGATATTGTAAAAGAGGCCGGCGGTCTTCACGGTTTTATGAACTGGGACAGGCCGATTCTTACGGACAGTGGCGGCTTTCAGGTTTTCAGCCTCAGTGATTTGAGGGATATCAAGGAGGAAGGTGTGACTTTCAAGTCGCATATTGACGGTTCGAAGCATTTTATTTCTCCGGAGATGGCGATAAAAATACAGAATGACCTTGGAGCCGACATCATAATGGCTTTTGACGAATGTATTCCATATCCTGCGGATTATGACTATGCAAAAAAGTCATTGGAGAGAACCACACGATGGGCCAAAAGATGCAAGGATGCTCATAGAAATCCGGAAAAACAGGCTCTTTTCGGAATTGTCCAGGGTGGAATGTACAAAGATTTAAGACAGCAGAGTGCCTATGAATTGCTGGAACTGGATTTCCCGGGATATGCCATTGGAGGATTGAGTGTGGGGGAGCCTGCGGAGATTATGTATGAAATGCTGGAGGTTACGGTTCCGCTGCTTCCTGAGGACAAGCCAAGATATTTGATGGGAGTGGGAAGTCCGGATTATCTGATTGAGGGAGCCACCAGGGGAATTGACATGTTTGATTGCGTGCTTCCGACAAGAATCGGCAGAAACGGTACGGTTCTGACCAGCAAAGGAAGAATAATAGTTAGAGATGCAATCTATGCGAGGGATTATACTCCCATAGATCCGGAATGCGATTGTTATGCCTGCAGGAATTTTACCCGGGCGTATATAAGGCATCTTTTAAAAAGCGGGGAAGTTCTTGGAATAAGACTTACCACATGGCATAACTTAAGATTTTTGATTAACCTTATGAAAAAAGTAAGACAGGCTATAATGGAAGACAGGCTTTTAGATTTCAGAGATGAGTTTTTCAGTAAATTCGGATATAAAAAAATATAG
- a CDS encoding SpoIID/LytB domain-containing protein, with protein sequence MVESLMSNCKSKTIMFRLILSLLIMYVSVLFSQSFIVYAYEGIPEKVRIGLMFNDPQTGQYSAVSSFTVDSKKGLQFGYFSEKGFTCLLKEPSGNAVTIRKDAFFVKGSDGFSEFNPSSGKVPSGEVIGAYHIKIGKDYKDYSALSKSLAEMKQKGVNAYAVYDDGWQIWTGFYVDEKEAKKAITNQIDPVLKNGDYSVVSPSESRIVVLSKDGQVMLMFDSLYYAFQVHPEVSDETGVLRINGDDGKRYRGAFEILRLSGSDMTVINVINIEEYLYGVVPYEIQASSHPEALKAQAVAARTYTVKNLNKYKRLQFDLCPTVYSQVYKGFDGETAATNKAVDETKGKIVTYNGKPAEVFYFSSSGGRTEDVRNVWGSEGYPYLVSVEDKYESGDSWHYNWEVSFTAQQIKQIMTDRGIKIGDILGIYITKRSEAGRATEVIVKGSHGEKVYTNSSTRSFLNLDSQWYDITTDADIFVKGNDGEPVKTQLAGKKVMTASGLKTVSPANGKINVVTSSGLKTVSLIPTTYTFKGKGWGHAVGMSQEGAKGMANAGFTYEEILTHYFPGTKVE encoded by the coding sequence ATGGTGGAAAGTTTGATGTCAAATTGCAAATCAAAGACTATTATGTTTCGATTGATATTATCATTATTGATAATGTATGTGTCGGTATTGTTTTCACAAAGTTTCATTGTATATGCATATGAAGGAATTCCGGAGAAAGTAAGGATAGGCCTTATGTTTAATGATCCGCAGACGGGTCAGTATTCGGCAGTTTCAAGCTTTACTGTGGACAGCAAAAAAGGCCTTCAATTTGGGTATTTCTCGGAAAAGGGCTTTACGTGCCTTCTTAAAGAGCCTTCCGGTAATGCGGTTACTATAAGAAAAGACGCATTTTTTGTAAAAGGAAGCGACGGATTTTCGGAATTCAATCCTTCTTCGGGGAAAGTTCCTTCGGGAGAAGTTATTGGAGCTTATCATATAAAAATAGGAAAAGATTATAAAGATTACAGTGCTCTTTCCAAAAGCCTTGCTGAAATGAAACAAAAAGGCGTGAATGCCTATGCAGTCTATGATGACGGCTGGCAAATCTGGACGGGTTTTTATGTTGACGAGAAGGAAGCCAAAAAGGCAATAACAAATCAGATAGATCCGGTTTTAAAGAACGGGGATTACAGTGTTGTATCTCCGTCCGAGTCAAGAATAGTTGTTCTGTCAAAAGACGGACAGGTTATGCTGATGTTTGATTCACTATATTATGCATTCCAGGTGCATCCCGAAGTCAGTGATGAAACCGGTGTTTTAAGGATTAACGGGGATGACGGGAAGAGATATCGCGGAGCATTTGAAATTTTGAGACTATCCGGAAGTGACATGACGGTAATTAATGTGATTAATATTGAAGAATATTTGTATGGGGTTGTGCCCTATGAGATACAGGCAAGTTCCCACCCTGAGGCCTTAAAAGCCCAGGCTGTTGCTGCAAGAACCTATACGGTGAAAAACTTGAACAAATACAAAAGGCTTCAGTTTGACTTGTGCCCCACTGTGTATTCCCAGGTGTATAAGGGCTTTGACGGAGAAACGGCAGCAACCAATAAAGCAGTTGATGAAACAAAAGGAAAGATAGTTACATACAACGGAAAACCTGCGGAAGTGTTTTATTTCAGCTCCAGCGGTGGAAGAACCGAGGATGTGAGGAATGTCTGGGGAAGTGAAGGGTATCCGTATCTTGTAAGCGTTGAAGATAAATATGAATCGGGAGATTCGTGGCATTACAATTGGGAAGTTTCGTTTACCGCACAGCAGATAAAGCAGATAATGACCGACCGTGGCATAAAAATAGGGGACATACTGGGGATTTATATAACAAAGAGATCCGAAGCGGGAAGAGCAACTGAGGTAATAGTGAAAGGAAGCCACGGAGAGAAAGTTTATACAAACAGCTCAACAAGAAGCTTTTTAAACCTTGACAGTCAATGGTATGACATTACGACGGATGCAGACATCTTTGTAAAAGGAAATGACGGTGAACCGGTAAAAACTCAGCTTGCAGGAAAAAAGGTGATGACGGCTTCGGGACTTAAAACCGTAAGTCCTGCAAACGGAAAGATAAATGTCGTTACCTCAAGTGGTTTAAAAACCGTTTCGCTGATTCCGACGACCTATACCTTTAAAGGAAAAGGCTGGGGCCATGCAGTGGGAATGAGTCAGGAAGGAGCCAAGGGCATGGCGAATGCCGGATTTACCTATGAAGAGATACTGACCCATTATTTCCCGGGAACAAAAGTTGAGTAG
- the dapA gene encoding 4-hydroxy-tetrahydrodipicolinate synthase yields MRKPIFTGAGVAIITPFTENGVNYDKLGELIEFQIREGIDSIIICGTTGEASTMPDEEHKAVIKYTVEKVNKRVPVIAGTGSNDTIHAVELSKYAEEVGADAILSVTPYYNKTTQKGLYEHFKLIAESIKIPVVLYNVPGRTGLNIEPKTVKQLAEIENIVAIKECNINQVGEIISICPPDFTVYSGNDDMVVPLLALGGKGVISVMANIIPKKTHELVATFLDGNVEESRKIQLSLLNLIKALFIEVSPIPVKAAMNLMGMEVGKCRLPLTDMTEKNFEILKQTLKDYGLI; encoded by the coding sequence ATGAGGAAACCAATATTTACCGGTGCTGGAGTGGCAATAATAACACCATTTACAGAAAATGGTGTTAACTACGACAAGCTTGGGGAACTTATTGAATTCCAGATAAGGGAAGGTATCGACTCAATCATAATCTGCGGTACCACCGGAGAAGCATCGACAATGCCTGACGAAGAACATAAAGCCGTTATAAAATATACCGTTGAGAAAGTAAATAAAAGAGTTCCGGTTATAGCGGGCACAGGAAGCAACGACACCATCCATGCGGTTGAGTTGAGCAAGTATGCGGAAGAAGTCGGCGCAGACGCAATATTAAGCGTAACTCCTTACTACAACAAAACAACCCAGAAAGGACTTTACGAACACTTTAAACTGATTGCCGAAAGTATCAAAATTCCTGTGGTTTTATACAACGTACCGGGCAGAACCGGCCTGAACATTGAACCAAAGACCGTAAAACAGCTGGCCGAAATTGAAAATATAGTTGCCATTAAAGAATGCAACATAAACCAGGTCGGCGAAATCATAAGCATCTGTCCTCCGGACTTTACCGTATATTCCGGAAACGACGACATGGTAGTTCCTCTTCTTGCTTTAGGAGGCAAGGGAGTAATATCCGTAATGGCAAATATTATTCCAAAGAAAACTCATGAACTTGTGGCCACTTTCCTTGACGGAAATGTTGAAGAAAGCAGAAAAATTCAATTAAGCCTTTTAAACCTCATTAAAGCATTGTTCATTGAAGTAAGCCCTATTCCTGTCAAAGCAGCAATGAATCTCATGGGCATGGAAGTCGGAAAGTGCCGTCTGCCTCTTACGGATATGACCGAGAAAAACTTTGAAATTTTAAAGCAAACCCTCAAGGATTACGGCCTGATTTAA
- a CDS encoding aspartate-semialdehyde dehydrogenase — MKKVNLAVVGATGMVGRTFIKVLEERNLPIDNIYFFSSSRSAGSTVTFNNKEYVVEELTETSFDRGIDIALFSAGASVSEKFAPIAASKGCVVVDNSSCWRMNEKVPLVVPEVNPQDISCHQGIIANPNCSTIQAVVVLKPLHDKYKIKRIVYSTYQAVSGAGHNGYMDLENGLKGEPPKKFPHPIAGNCLPHIDSFLPNGYTKEEMKMVNETRKILGDYSIRITATTVRVPVFNGHSESINVEFEKQFDLEELKEVLRNAPGVVVQDDVANNVYPMPIYASGRDETFVGRIRRDESVESGVNLWVVADNIRKGAATNAVQIAEELIKMWNK, encoded by the coding sequence ATGAAAAAGGTTAATTTAGCAGTAGTCGGAGCCACCGGAATGGTCGGCAGAACATTTATCAAAGTGCTGGAAGAAAGAAACTTGCCTATCGATAACATATATTTCTTTTCTTCAAGTCGCTCTGCTGGTTCGACTGTAACTTTCAACAACAAGGAATATGTGGTGGAAGAGCTCACCGAGACATCCTTTGACAGAGGAATAGACATAGCACTGTTCTCCGCTGGAGCAAGTGTCAGTGAAAAATTTGCACCAATAGCGGCTTCAAAAGGCTGTGTGGTTGTGGACAACAGCAGCTGCTGGAGAATGAACGAAAAAGTTCCCCTTGTAGTACCGGAAGTCAATCCCCAGGACATTTCCTGTCACCAGGGCATCATAGCCAATCCAAACTGCTCCACCATACAGGCGGTTGTTGTGCTAAAGCCCTTACATGACAAGTATAAAATAAAAAGAATAGTTTATTCCACATACCAGGCGGTATCAGGAGCCGGGCACAACGGATACATGGACCTCGAAAACGGTCTTAAGGGAGAACCTCCAAAGAAGTTCCCTCATCCGATAGCCGGCAACTGCCTGCCTCATATTGACTCTTTCCTCCCTAACGGCTATACAAAGGAAGAAATGAAAATGGTAAATGAGACAAGAAAGATATTGGGAGACTACAGCATCAGAATTACCGCCACAACCGTAAGAGTGCCCGTATTCAACGGTCACAGTGAATCAATAAACGTTGAGTTTGAAAAACAGTTTGACCTTGAAGAACTCAAAGAAGTTTTAAGAAATGCACCGGGCGTCGTTGTTCAGGATGACGTTGCCAACAATGTTTATCCGATGCCTATTTACGCAAGCGGAAGAGATGAAACTTTTGTAGGAAGAATTCGTCGCGATGAAAGTGTTGAAAGCGGCGTAAACCTCTGGGTTGTTGCGGACAATATAAGAAAAGGCGCTGCCACAAACGCCGTTCAAATTGCCGAAGAACTGATTAAAATGTGGAATAAATAA
- the queA gene encoding tRNA preQ1(34) S-adenosylmethionine ribosyltransferase-isomerase QueA, with translation MKVSDFYYDLPQELIAQEPVEKRDMSRLMVLDKETGKISHKRFKDIVEYINKGDCLVLNDTRVIPARLLGEKEGTGGKIEFVLLKRINGDVWEVILKPGKKAKPGARFVFGNGELKAEVIEIVEEGNRLVRFEYDGIFEEILDRIGIVPLPPYITKKLDDAERYQTVYSRYKGSAAAPTAGLHFTLELLEELAGRGVKIAYVTLHVGLGTFRPVKVENLEEHKMHSEFYRIKEEDCDKINSTKQNGGKIIAVGTTSCRVLETVGDENGIVRPQSGWTDIFIYPGYKFKVVDSLITNFHLPESTLIMLVSALAGREKILEAYNIAVKERYRFFSFGDAMFIK, from the coding sequence ATGAAGGTTAGTGATTTTTATTATGATTTGCCGCAAGAATTAATTGCTCAAGAACCAGTTGAAAAAAGGGACATGTCAAGGCTCATGGTACTCGACAAAGAAACCGGGAAAATTTCCCACAAGAGATTTAAGGATATTGTCGAGTACATAAACAAAGGTGATTGCCTTGTTCTGAACGATACCAGGGTTATACCGGCAAGACTTTTGGGAGAAAAGGAAGGTACCGGGGGCAAAATTGAGTTTGTTCTTCTAAAAAGGATTAACGGAGACGTTTGGGAAGTTATTTTAAAACCCGGTAAAAAGGCAAAACCGGGGGCAAGGTTTGTATTTGGAAATGGAGAGCTTAAAGCCGAGGTTATTGAGATAGTTGAGGAAGGAAACAGACTTGTAAGATTTGAGTATGACGGCATTTTTGAAGAAATTCTTGACAGGATTGGTATTGTACCGCTGCCTCCTTATATAACAAAAAAGCTGGATGATGCGGAAAGATATCAGACTGTCTATTCAAGATACAAAGGCTCTGCCGCGGCTCCCACCGCGGGACTTCATTTTACTTTGGAGCTTTTGGAAGAATTGGCCGGCCGGGGCGTAAAGATTGCTTATGTGACGCTTCATGTGGGGCTTGGCACATTCAGGCCGGTGAAGGTTGAAAATTTGGAAGAGCACAAGATGCACAGCGAATTTTACCGGATAAAAGAAGAGGACTGCGACAAAATAAATTCAACAAAGCAAAACGGCGGCAAAATAATAGCGGTGGGGACTACAAGCTGCAGAGTGCTTGAAACGGTGGGAGATGAAAATGGTATTGTAAGGCCCCAAAGCGGATGGACGGATATTTTTATTTACCCGGGATACAAATTTAAAGTTGTAGATTCATTAATAACCAATTTTCACTTGCCGGAATCCACACTTATTATGTTGGTAAGCGCACTTGCAGGACGGGAAAAAATATTGGAAGCTTATAATATTGCCGTCAAGGAAAGATACAGATTTTTCAGCTTTGGTGACGCCATGTTTATAAAATGA
- a CDS encoding stalk domain-containing protein, with product MKVFCIIIAIVLSLFNSPFTQVANAAGIKSTDNIKFKEITQMDFKDVHHIEIMNGTTGKFVIIKSSKLIEDIFAAFNNATYKIKTEDGNRGGWSYAVSFFTSGMNTPFYIDKNIKKMDTTPVLINGRTYIPVRYIAEAFNMKVN from the coding sequence GTGAAAGTTTTTTGCATTATCATTGCCATTGTACTGTCATTATTTAATTCTCCTTTTACACAGGTTGCAAATGCTGCCGGAATAAAAAGTACAGATAACATTAAATTTAAGGAAATAACCCAAATGGATTTTAAAGATGTTCATCATATTGAAATTATGAACGGTACCACCGGAAAATTTGTTATAATAAAATCTTCCAAATTAATTGAAGATATTTTTGCAGCTTTCAACAATGCTACATATAAAATAAAAACAGAGGACGGAAATAGAGGTGGATGGAGTTATGCGGTATCTTTTTTCACTTCCGGTATGAACACCCCATTTTACATTGATAAAAACATTAAAAAAATGGATACCACACCCGTTTTGATTAACGGCAGAACATATATACCGGTCAGATACATAGCAGAAGCATTTAATATGAAAGTAAACTAG
- a CDS encoding TIGR04086 family membrane protein, with amino-acid sequence MINKTGQAAKNILNGHSNIIMVIKGILVSYLFTIPMFAIFAYFLKFTDFPLKYMSTAVIITTLLSIVIAGWISTKNVKSKGWLNGAIVGFIYMLILYLVSSIVYREFAINSYVLILLGIGILSGSIGGILGINLKR; translated from the coding sequence ATGATTAACAAAACCGGGCAGGCGGCCAAAAATATATTAAATGGGCATTCAAATATTATTATGGTTATAAAGGGCATACTGGTATCCTATTTGTTTACAATTCCGATGTTTGCTATTTTTGCGTATTTTCTTAAATTTACGGATTTTCCGCTCAAATACATGTCAACTGCCGTCATAATTACAACATTGCTTAGTATAGTGATAGCGGGATGGATTTCCACCAAAAACGTAAAAAGTAAGGGATGGCTCAATGGTGCAATAGTGGGATTTATATATATGCTGATTTTGTATCTCGTAAGCAGCATAGTTTACAGGGAATTTGCCATAAACAGTTATGTGTTGATATTGCTTGGTATTGGGATATTGTCGGGAAGCATAGGAGGCATATTGGGTATCAATTTGAAAAGATAA
- the dapB gene encoding 4-hydroxy-tetrahydrodipicolinate reductase — protein sequence MINILLSGCNGKMGQVISKLASEKENVRIAAGLDINTSIQNPYPVYTDINKCDVKVDVIVDFSHPSVLQNLLEFAIARKIPAVIATTGLSNSQVKMLHEASKNIPIFYSANMSIGVNLMLDLVKKAAKVLEGNFDIEIIEKHHNQKIDAPSGTALTIADAINSVLSEEHEYIYDRHSRRKKRNKKEIGIHAVRGGTIVGEHSVIFAGNDEIIEIKHTATSKYIFAEGSLNAAVFLHDKQPGMYTMDDLIKNK from the coding sequence ATGATAAACATATTATTAAGCGGATGTAACGGAAAAATGGGACAGGTAATCAGCAAGCTTGCTTCGGAAAAGGAAAACGTAAGAATTGCCGCGGGGCTGGATATAAATACATCAATACAGAACCCTTACCCCGTTTATACCGATATAAACAAATGCGATGTTAAAGTTGACGTAATAGTCGATTTTTCTCATCCTTCTGTTTTACAAAACTTGCTGGAATTCGCCATTGCAAGAAAAATACCGGCAGTTATAGCAACAACCGGTCTTAGCAACTCCCAGGTAAAAATGCTCCATGAGGCGTCAAAGAACATACCCATATTTTACTCAGCCAATATGTCAATAGGTGTAAACCTCATGCTGGACCTGGTAAAAAAAGCGGCAAAAGTGCTTGAAGGCAATTTTGACATAGAAATCATCGAAAAGCACCACAACCAAAAAATTGATGCTCCCAGCGGAACCGCACTGACCATAGCCGATGCAATAAATTCCGTTTTGAGTGAAGAGCATGAGTATATTTATGACAGGCATTCCAGAAGAAAAAAGAGAAACAAAAAAGAAATAGGTATACATGCGGTAAGAGGCGGCACCATTGTCGGCGAGCACTCTGTAATCTTTGCCGGCAATGACGAAATAATTGAAATAAAACACACTGCCACATCAAAATACATATTTGCCGAAGGCTCATTAAACGCAGCAGTGTTTTTACATGATAAACAACCGGGCATGTACACTATGGATGACCTTATCAAAAATAAATAG
- a CDS encoding carbohydrate-binding protein gives MGFFDFLFNTQSDTNTDNSNDPAENRAKKFQPFNQEFSLDMTTEPYGNNMDETNNFYSNNGVQIQDAKNVFRLVYSGILAKNNPENLYAVIGYGNNLAWEDIESYSMRKIGDQKYELLFPVKRPGNINIAFKDDADNWDNNSGMNYCFENHVYQGSH, from the coding sequence ATGGGATTTTTTGATTTTTTATTTAATACGCAAAGCGACACAAATACAGATAACAGCAATGACCCCGCTGAAAACAGAGCAAAAAAGTTCCAGCCCTTCAACCAGGAGTTTTCGCTGGACATGACAACGGAGCCTTACGGTAATAACATGGATGAAACCAACAACTTTTATTCAAACAACGGAGTGCAAATTCAAGACGCCAAAAACGTATTTCGCCTGGTGTACAGCGGTATCCTTGCCAAGAACAATCCTGAGAACCTGTATGCGGTAATAGGCTACGGAAACAACCTTGCGTGGGAGGATATCGAATCTTATTCAATGCGTAAGATAGGCGACCAGAAGTATGAGTTGTTATTCCCCGTAAAAAGGCCAGGCAATATTAATATAGCGTTCAAAGACGATGCTGACAACTGGGACAACAATTCAGGAATGAACTATTGTTTTGAAAACCACGTTTATCAGGGTAGCCATTAG